From Anaerolineae bacterium, one genomic window encodes:
- a CDS encoding phytanoyl-CoA dioxygenase family protein, giving the protein MYHPVAQDRPDRYRVTVDQYIAYQRDGYIVVRGLISQAEVEELRQFAMDILYGRIQLPGVPPPPPHASEEELFSRFSRIHMLHRVHEVAERYMLHPRVLDVLEALIGPDVLALQTMLFLNPPGRGGQGWHQDAYYITTYPDTLIGAWIALDTADEETGCLRMIPGSNWEPIYPPAEPTHGLIHAQGAFADLEPVENVSHQDDSVNTLARVVRKYPAPVPILAEPGDVVFFQGHILHRSTPNRSKTRFRRSFVSHYCNARSWVPWNHGQPWEGDSANYLHILARGWTHLPFARPAFGTPCAALEPPPERAFAVPQRMMGMGGEMVLVTARGEFPGG; this is encoded by the coding sequence ATGTATCATCCCGTGGCCCAGGATCGCCCTGACCGCTATCGCGTCACCGTAGACCAGTACATCGCCTACCAGCGGGATGGCTACATCGTCGTGCGCGGCCTGATCTCCCAGGCCGAGGTGGAGGAGCTGCGTCAATTCGCCATGGACATCCTGTACGGGCGCATCCAGCTGCCCGGCGTGCCACCGCCTCCACCCCACGCCAGCGAGGAGGAGTTGTTCAGCCGCTTCTCCCGCATCCACATGCTCCACCGAGTCCACGAGGTGGCCGAGCGATACATGTTGCACCCGCGTGTTCTCGACGTGCTGGAGGCGCTGATCGGCCCCGATGTGCTGGCCTTGCAAACGATGCTGTTCCTGAACCCCCCGGGGCGCGGCGGACAAGGTTGGCACCAGGATGCCTACTACATCACCACCTATCCCGACACCCTCATCGGCGCCTGGATCGCGTTGGACACCGCTGACGAGGAGACCGGCTGCCTACGCATGATCCCAGGCTCCAACTGGGAGCCAATCTACCCGCCGGCGGAGCCCACCCACGGCCTGATCCATGCCCAGGGGGCCTTTGCAGACCTGGAACCAGTGGAGAACGTGAGCCATCAGGATGACAGCGTGAACACGCTCGCCCGCGTCGTACGCAAGTATCCAGCGCCGGTCCCCATCCTCGCTGAACCGGGAGATGTGGTCTTCTTCCAGGGGCATATCTTGCACCGCTCTACGCCTAATCGTTCCAAGACGCGCTTCCGCCGGTCTTTCGTCTCTCATTACTGCAATGCCCGGTCATGGGTCCCCTGGAACCATGGGCAGCCCTGGGAGGGGGATTCGGCCAACTATCTGCACATCTTGGCGCGTGGATGGACTCATCTGCCGTTCGCCCGGCCGGCCTTCGGCACCCCCTGTGCCGCACTGGAACCACCGCCAGAGCGGGCGTTTGCTGTCCCACAGCGGATGATGGGCATGGGGGGAGAGATGGTGTTGGTCACCGCACGTGGTGAGTTCCCGGGTGGTTAG
- a CDS encoding ABC transporter ATP-binding protein, with product MTAVSVEVHPAAQPSLGPSKGRSLLLSVQDVHTWFELRKWGFGHAGYVRAVDGVSFELDAGETIAIVGESGCGKSSLMKTILGLLRPVKGEVIFQGRSLKSLGRAGWRWYRSQVGYIQQDPFGALPPFMTVKRILEEPLLIHGVKDRTKRAQRIQEVMEEVRLLPIGDFLNKFPHQLSGGQQQRVVIARAMILRPQLIVADEPVSMVDASVRVELLRLIEALQRAHHIAVIYITHDLSTVRYFSQRIFVMYAGHLIEQAEANELLANPQHPYTQALLAAIPDPDHNNAYTYRDVPPGEPPSLIRPPSGCRFHPRCPRFMAGICDTKTPPDFETVPGHRVRCWLYQEG from the coding sequence ATGACTGCTGTCTCGGTCGAGGTCCATCCAGCCGCTCAGCCCTCTTTGGGGCCTTCCAAAGGCCGTTCATTGCTGCTTTCAGTGCAGGACGTTCACACCTGGTTTGAGCTGCGTAAGTGGGGCTTCGGCCATGCCGGTTATGTGCGCGCCGTGGACGGGGTGAGCTTTGAGCTGGATGCGGGCGAAACCATTGCCATTGTAGGCGAAAGCGGCTGTGGCAAGTCGAGCCTAATGAAGACCATTCTGGGGCTCCTTCGCCCGGTGAAGGGAGAGGTGATTTTCCAAGGCCGGAGCCTGAAAAGCCTGGGCCGGGCTGGCTGGCGTTGGTACCGTTCTCAGGTGGGATACATCCAACAGGATCCCTTCGGCGCGCTGCCGCCTTTTATGACGGTGAAGCGGATCTTGGAAGAGCCATTGCTGATCCATGGCGTTAAAGACCGAACCAAACGAGCGCAGCGCATCCAGGAAGTCATGGAAGAGGTCCGCTTGTTGCCTATTGGCGACTTCTTGAACAAGTTTCCCCACCAGCTCAGCGGAGGCCAACAGCAGCGGGTAGTGATCGCCCGGGCCATGATCCTGCGGCCACAGCTCATCGTGGCCGATGAACCCGTCTCCATGGTAGACGCGTCGGTGCGGGTGGAGCTCCTACGCCTGATCGAGGCCTTGCAAAGGGCTCATCACATCGCCGTGATCTATATCACTCATGATCTCTCCACGGTGCGCTATTTCTCCCAGCGCATCTTCGTGATGTATGCGGGGCACTTGATTGAGCAGGCTGAGGCAAACGAGCTGCTAGCCAACCCTCAGCATCCATATACCCAGGCCCTGCTGGCTGCTATCCCCGATCCAGACCACAACAACGCCTATACCTATCGAGATGTGCCTCCCGGTGAGCCACCCAGCCTGATCCGTCCTCCCAGTGGGTGCCGTTTCCATCCTCGTTGCCCTCGCTTCATGGCCGGCATTTGTGATACGAAGACACCTCCAGACTTCGAGACGGTCCCCGGCCACCGGGTGAGATGTTGGTTGTATCAGGAGGGATAG
- a CDS encoding ABC transporter ATP-binding protein: MSGNLRSNTTLLNVENLVLYFRTSRGVVQAVDSVSFDLKRNEALVILGESGCGKTSLARALLRLLPRNVHTFTGKIYLDGQNVMDLDEEAFRREIRWLKISFVPQAAMNALNPVLRVGDQVAEPLIQRLGLSRDKAMSRVREAFQRVGVPEDFLSRYAFELSGGMRQRVAIAMALVTEPDLVLLDEPTSALDVLTQANIMNVLKHIKRERNTGFILITHDISISSELADRVATMYAGQIVELSDAAQYFTRPYHPYAQGLMASVPRVHEWRDPMFIPGQPPSLLSPPKGCRFADRCSARFDKCNQEPPMYLVGDRHWVKCWLYERETRPVRLYENPV, translated from the coding sequence ATGTCTGGCAACTTGCGATCGAACACGACGCTGTTAAATGTTGAAAACCTGGTGCTCTATTTTCGCACGTCCCGGGGGGTGGTCCAGGCCGTGGATAGCGTGAGCTTCGACCTGAAGCGCAACGAGGCCTTGGTGATCCTGGGGGAATCTGGCTGTGGCAAAACGTCGTTAGCTCGGGCGCTGTTACGGCTGCTGCCTCGTAACGTTCACACGTTCACAGGGAAGATCTATTTGGATGGCCAGAACGTGATGGATCTGGACGAAGAGGCATTTCGCCGGGAGATCCGTTGGCTCAAGATCTCCTTCGTGCCCCAGGCGGCCATGAACGCCCTGAACCCCGTGTTGCGGGTAGGCGATCAGGTGGCCGAACCTCTCATACAGCGATTAGGTCTCAGCCGGGACAAGGCCATGAGCCGAGTTCGCGAGGCGTTTCAGAGGGTCGGCGTGCCTGAGGACTTTCTCTCTCGGTACGCTTTTGAGCTCAGCGGTGGCATGCGTCAGCGAGTGGCCATCGCCATGGCGTTGGTCACCGAGCCGGATCTCGTCCTGCTAGATGAGCCCACGTCAGCCCTGGACGTTCTCACCCAGGCCAATATCATGAACGTGCTCAAGCACATCAAGCGGGAACGCAATACCGGCTTTATCCTGATCACTCACGATATCAGCATTTCTAGTGAGCTAGCTGATCGCGTAGCCACCATGTACGCAGGCCAGATCGTGGAGTTAAGCGATGCTGCCCAGTACTTTACTCGGCCTTACCATCCTTATGCCCAAGGCTTGATGGCCAGTGTGCCCCGTGTGCATGAATGGCGGGATCCTATGTTCATCCCTGGCCAACCTCCCAGCCTGCTTAGCCCTCCCAAGGGTTGTCGCTTCGCCGACCGCTGTTCAGCCCGTTTTGACAAATGTAACCAAGAGCCACCTATGTATCTAGTAGGTGACCGCCATTGGGTTAAGTGCTGGCTCTATGAGCGTGAAACGCGACCGGTGCGCTTGTATGAGAACCCGGTATAG
- a CDS encoding ABC transporter permease, with protein sequence MGATLKGALQELRHYPSAILGLAVILALIAFSLYTLITIPYQEAITLWRGGAEIWYRLPRNAPPAWINYFRGKQLPNTIILHSAEGGAEKSVEPLSSGQRMIRLAYTFDFAADEFPTSLALYFYPRYQGKAPFASVIWITPDGREFQIGDFAVGQGTVFRFEQDERLRRRLRREIGDHPPEIALFMRPGSDLPAPLKGTYAMEIQAVAFEEDTDLDAEFIVYGKVYGVAGTDHLRRDLKIALMWGAPVALAFGLLAALGTTVTTMVIAAFGVWYSGWVDDLIQRITEVNLMLPLLPILIMVGTFYSRSIWVILGVTILLSIFGGGIKTYRAIFLQIRESPYVEAAQAYGAGDIRIVIRYLVPRIIPVIIPQLVTLIPSYVFLEASLALLGLGDPVLPTWGKVIQDAQNNGALYKGLYYWVLEPAGLLMITGLSFAMVGFALDRIFNPRLRGL encoded by the coding sequence ATGGGCGCAACGCTGAAAGGCGCTCTGCAAGAGCTGCGCCATTATCCTTCGGCTATCCTTGGCCTGGCGGTGATCTTGGCTCTGATCGCTTTTTCTCTATACACTCTCATCACCATCCCTTATCAGGAGGCTATCACCCTGTGGCGGGGCGGCGCAGAGATCTGGTACCGGCTGCCGCGCAACGCGCCGCCGGCGTGGATCAATTACTTTCGCGGCAAGCAGTTGCCTAATACCATCATTCTCCATTCGGCCGAGGGTGGCGCCGAGAAATCGGTGGAGCCTTTGTCCTCAGGACAACGGATGATCCGCTTGGCTTACACCTTCGATTTTGCCGCCGATGAGTTCCCCACCTCTCTGGCGCTCTACTTTTATCCGAGGTATCAGGGGAAGGCGCCTTTCGCCTCAGTGATTTGGATCACTCCGGACGGTCGAGAGTTCCAGATTGGAGACTTCGCCGTGGGCCAAGGGACGGTCTTTCGCTTTGAGCAGGATGAGCGTCTGCGTCGTCGCCTGCGCCGAGAGATCGGGGATCATCCTCCTGAGATTGCGCTGTTCATGCGACCGGGATCTGATCTCCCAGCTCCTCTAAAGGGCACATATGCGATGGAAATCCAGGCGGTGGCCTTTGAGGAGGATACAGATCTGGACGCGGAATTTATCGTCTATGGCAAAGTCTATGGCGTCGCTGGGACGGATCATCTGCGCCGAGACCTGAAGATCGCGCTGATGTGGGGCGCGCCGGTGGCCTTGGCTTTCGGCCTGTTGGCCGCGCTGGGCACCACGGTGACCACCATGGTCATTGCCGCCTTCGGCGTCTGGTACAGTGGCTGGGTGGACGATCTCATTCAGCGGATCACCGAGGTGAACTTGATGCTGCCCCTGTTGCCCATCCTGATCATGGTGGGCACCTTCTACTCTCGCAGTATCTGGGTCATCTTAGGGGTGACCATCTTGCTCAGTATCTTCGGAGGGGGGATCAAGACTTATCGGGCTATCTTCCTTCAGATCCGAGAGTCACCTTACGTCGAAGCGGCCCAGGCCTATGGCGCGGGCGATATCCGGATCGTCATACGTTATCTGGTGCCGCGCATCATCCCGGTGATCATCCCCCAGTTGGTAACGCTGATCCCTTCGTATGTGTTTCTCGAGGCTTCTCTGGCACTGCTTGGGCTGGGCGATCCGGTGTTGCCCACTTGGGGCAAGGTGATTCAGGATGCCCAGAACAACGGAGCGCTGTACAAGGGGCTCTACTACTGGGTGCTGGAGCCGGCAGGCTTGCTCATGATCACCGGGCTAAGCTTTGCCATGGTCGGGTTTGCCCTGGATCGTATTTTCAATCCGCGACTGCGCGGCTTGTAG
- a CDS encoding ABC transporter permease, with translation MAEGTATFEAVAVEFPSGRAASTLARVGKYTLVRGVALFAAVMIGVYLTVLIANMGGYVDEIRRGEIREFVSVSVMNDPALRNLPGEEKRKLIDERIRLAEKRLGLDQPFLVRSFRFLRNAITLQLGRAQFMSSDSGSRQVRLILLERLPSTLLLFGTSNLLLFFVSLFIALSLSRRYGGVLDRLFVALSPTSTAPAWFYALFLILIFAALLHWLPFGGMVDAPPPKEPLAYALSVLKHLILPVTALLISALFLSVYSWRTFFLIYSSEDYVEMARAKGLPNHLIERRYILRPTLPTIVTNFALTLITLWTGAPIFETVINWPGLGRTLYQAIGLFDTPVIVGSTVIFAYLLAITVFLLDIIYALVDPRVRVEGARRGV, from the coding sequence ATGGCTGAAGGTACTGCCACTTTTGAGGCTGTCGCCGTCGAGTTTCCCTCTGGTAGAGCTGCCAGCACCCTGGCCCGCGTTGGGAAATATACTCTCGTCCGCGGCGTTGCCTTGTTCGCAGCGGTGATGATCGGAGTTTACCTTACCGTGCTCATCGCCAACATGGGTGGCTACGTAGACGAAATCCGTCGGGGAGAGATCCGGGAATTCGTGTCTGTCTCTGTCATGAACGACCCGGCCCTGCGCAATCTGCCGGGCGAGGAGAAACGGAAGCTCATTGATGAGCGAATTAGGCTGGCGGAAAAGCGTCTGGGGCTGGATCAGCCCTTTCTGGTCCGTAGCTTTCGTTTCCTGCGCAACGCCATCACCTTACAGCTAGGGCGGGCTCAGTTCATGAGCAGCGACAGTGGTTCCCGGCAGGTGCGGCTGATCCTTCTGGAACGCCTGCCATCCACTCTGCTTCTCTTCGGCACTTCGAACCTGCTGCTGTTCTTCGTCAGCCTGTTCATCGCCCTTAGCCTCTCCCGCCGCTATGGCGGCGTGCTGGATCGCCTTTTTGTAGCCTTATCGCCCACTTCAACGGCACCGGCCTGGTTTTATGCTCTCTTCCTCATTCTCATCTTCGCGGCCCTGTTACACTGGCTGCCCTTCGGCGGCATGGTGGACGCCCCGCCTCCTAAGGAGCCCCTGGCTTATGCTCTTAGCGTTCTCAAGCACTTAATCCTGCCCGTGACGGCTCTTCTTATCAGTGCCCTCTTCCTGAGCGTCTATAGCTGGCGCACGTTTTTCTTGATCTACTCCAGCGAAGACTATGTAGAGATGGCCCGGGCCAAGGGGCTGCCCAATCATCTGATCGAGCGGCGTTATATCCTACGCCCTACCTTGCCTACTATCGTCACCAACTTCGCGCTCACCCTGATCACGCTGTGGACTGGCGCGCCCATCTTCGAGACCGTGATCAACTGGCCTGGGCTGGGTCGGACGCTCTATCAAGCCATTGGGCTCTTTGACACGCCCGTGATCGTGGGCTCTACGGTGATCTTTGCCTACCTTTTGGCCATCACCGTCTTTTTACTTGACATCATCTACGCGCTGGTGGATCCTCGGGTGCGCGTTGAGGGCGCAAGGAGAGGTGTCTGA
- a CDS encoding ABC transporter substrate-binding protein, with product MNRHIRRLMLISVVILAMLVAACQPLPMPTPVPPELTPTPTPEVPTPTPVPQEATPTPVPVEEERKGAWVDQVVFTVQAEENAAVAQLEAGAIDIFGAPAITNPELFPRVRDSEKLRYTQSFGSYNELTINPAQCTDGRLNPFANAKIREAMNWLIDRNYVAQEIYGGLAVPKFLPITSAFPDYARYVDKVRELETKYAYNLEKAREVITAEMEAMGAELVGGVWSYNGEPINLIFLIRVEDRRRMIGDYIASQLEAIGFKVDRQYKTGAEASPLWIRGNPAECQWILYTGGWLTTAVDRDQGGNFSFFYTPRGRGDPLWQAYTPDPEFDQIALRLENNDFATLEERGELFRRALELAPQNAFRVWIVDTVGFTPARADLSVAYDLAGGVAGSSLWPYTLRYRDRVGGTVRWAQQNLLVDPWNAIAGTNWIYDTDIQRATGESAINADPYTGLGRPNRIERAEVVAKTGTPMGKTLDWVSLEFQDEIVVPGDAWADWDPVAQRFITAAEKYTETVTARTKVTVYYPEDLYETVRWHDGSSFSVADVVLGMILTFDRGKEGSAIFDESAVPALESFLTHFKGVRIVSTDPLVIETYDDAFALDAENTVSTWWPYYGFGQAGWHALAIGILAEQNQELAFSSDKADALQVEWMSYVAGPSLEVLKKYLDQARAERFIPYANTLGQYVSAEEAAARYENLANFYAEKGHFWVGTGPFILDTVSPVEGSVSIVRNPNYPDPATKWAGFGEPKLATVEVDGPGQVTAGTEATFDVFVTYQDEPYPAAEIEAVKYLVFDAAGTLVATGEAEQVADGEYRVALSADVTEQMEAGAAKLEVAVTSKVVSIPRFGTFEFVVIVP from the coding sequence ATGAACAGACATATCCGTCGGCTCATGTTGATTAGCGTAGTGATCCTAGCCATGTTGGTCGCAGCCTGTCAGCCTCTGCCAATGCCGACTCCGGTCCCGCCAGAGCTCACTCCCACTCCAACGCCCGAAGTGCCTACCCCCACTCCGGTGCCCCAGGAGGCCACGCCAACCCCGGTTCCGGTAGAAGAGGAGCGCAAAGGGGCCTGGGTGGACCAGGTGGTCTTCACGGTTCAGGCGGAGGAGAATGCCGCAGTAGCCCAACTTGAGGCTGGTGCTATTGACATCTTCGGCGCGCCGGCGATCACTAATCCAGAGCTCTTCCCCCGAGTGCGCGACAGCGAGAAACTGCGATACACTCAGTCCTTCGGCTCTTACAACGAGCTGACCATAAACCCCGCTCAGTGTACCGATGGCCGCCTGAACCCCTTCGCCAACGCTAAGATCCGAGAGGCGATGAACTGGCTCATTGACCGGAACTATGTGGCGCAGGAGATCTATGGCGGCCTAGCCGTGCCCAAGTTCTTGCCCATCACCTCAGCTTTCCCTGACTACGCCCGCTATGTGGACAAGGTGCGAGAGCTCGAGACCAAATACGCCTACAACCTGGAGAAGGCTCGAGAGGTCATCACGGCCGAGATGGAAGCCATGGGCGCTGAGTTGGTGGGTGGGGTCTGGTCCTACAATGGCGAGCCCATCAATCTGATCTTCCTCATCCGGGTGGAGGACCGTCGTCGCATGATCGGCGATTACATCGCCAGCCAGCTCGAGGCGATCGGCTTCAAAGTGGACCGCCAATACAAAACTGGTGCTGAGGCTTCACCTCTGTGGATTCGCGGCAACCCGGCCGAGTGCCAGTGGATCCTGTACACCGGCGGTTGGCTGACCACCGCTGTGGATCGAGATCAGGGCGGCAACTTCAGCTTCTTCTACACCCCGCGCGGCCGGGGCGATCCTCTGTGGCAGGCATACACCCCTGATCCAGAGTTCGACCAGATCGCCTTGCGGCTGGAGAACAACGACTTTGCCACATTGGAGGAGCGGGGTGAGCTCTTCCGGCGAGCCCTAGAGTTGGCTCCTCAGAATGCCTTCCGCGTCTGGATCGTGGACACGGTGGGCTTCACCCCGGCGCGAGCCGATCTGAGCGTAGCCTACGATCTGGCCGGCGGCGTGGCCGGATCCTCGTTGTGGCCCTATACCCTTCGTTATCGAGACCGGGTGGGCGGCACGGTGCGCTGGGCCCAGCAGAACTTGTTGGTGGATCCCTGGAACGCTATCGCCGGCACCAACTGGATCTATGATACCGATATACAGCGAGCGACAGGAGAGTCCGCGATTAACGCCGACCCCTACACCGGCCTGGGCCGGCCTAACCGCATCGAACGGGCCGAGGTGGTGGCCAAGACCGGCACCCCTATGGGCAAGACGCTGGACTGGGTGAGCTTGGAATTCCAGGATGAGATCGTGGTGCCAGGGGATGCCTGGGCGGATTGGGACCCAGTAGCGCAGCGCTTTATCACGGCCGCCGAGAAGTACACCGAGACCGTCACTGCCCGCACCAAGGTCACCGTCTACTACCCCGAGGACCTGTACGAGACGGTTCGGTGGCATGATGGGAGCTCCTTCTCCGTCGCCGACGTGGTCCTGGGCATGATCCTGACCTTTGACCGAGGCAAGGAGGGAAGCGCCATCTTCGATGAGTCGGCCGTGCCGGCTCTGGAGTCCTTCCTGACCCACTTCAAGGGCGTGCGCATCGTCTCCACTGATCCGCTGGTCATCGAGACTTACGATGACGCCTTCGCCTTAGATGCGGAGAACACGGTGAGCACGTGGTGGCCGTACTACGGCTTCGGCCAGGCCGGCTGGCACGCGCTGGCCATCGGCATCCTCGCCGAGCAGAACCAGGAGTTGGCCTTCTCTTCGGACAAGGCCGACGCTCTGCAGGTGGAGTGGATGAGCTACGTGGCGGGGCCCAGCCTAGAGGTCCTGAAGAAATATCTGGACCAGGCCCGGGCCGAGCGCTTCATCCCCTATGCCAACACCCTGGGCCAGTACGTGAGCGCCGAGGAGGCCGCGGCCCGTTACGAGAACCTGGCCAACTTCTACGCCGAGAAGGGCCACTTCTGGGTGGGCACTGGCCCCTTCATCCTGGATACCGTTTCCCCAGTGGAGGGCTCGGTGAGCATCGTGCGCAACCCGAACTATCCCGATCCCGCCACCAAGTGGGCCGGCTTCGGCGAGCCCAAGCTGGCGACCGTGGAGGTGGATGGCCCCGGCCAGGTGACCGCTGGCACTGAGGCGACCTTTGACGTCTTCGTAACCTATCAGGATGAACCTTATCCGGCGGCCGAGATCGAGGCGGTGAAATACCTGGTCTTCGATGCTGCAGGCACTCTTGTGGCCACGGGAGAGGCGGAGCAGGTCGCAGATGGCGAATACAGGGTAGCTTTGAGCGCGGATGTCACCGAGCAGATGGAGGCCGGCGCTGCCAAGCTAGAAGTAGCGGTGACCTCCAAGGTGGTCAGCATCCCACGCTTCGGCACCTTCGAGTTCGTGGTGATCGTCCCCTGA
- a CDS encoding DNA translocase FtsK — protein sequence MASRRQVEASKRRGRSVKAHPGVSWTAIIGFVFRGQTLGVALVAMGILTLISLPGAEEGILTRWWMERLRAAFGLGAYLIPLVFGIAGFWLVMRSVKADSLDGQRLIGLGIAFLIFLALAHAFAGQPDPEIALKGQGGGLVGRLIGQFLIDALGVVFAVALLIVVGVVALILASQHTFTELADAVGEVAQRLLDAWRNRRAGLRATAPLPSGELSWHVRLRNWIRKRTALKPGDALVASGVGRSTIHVAQPSGEAKGQEEAAGPLVGRIIGGEQEWRLPPIAEVLEEFNDVEISREEIRERARIIEQTLASFGVPVQVVEVNQGPAVTQFGVQPGYIIRKGKDGRVEKVRVKVSRIQALVNDLALALAAAPIRIEAPVPGRSIVGIEVPNAQMAMVSLRSILESEEFQRMSGPLRIALGRDVSGQPVVADLSTMPHLLIAGATGSGKSVCINAIIATLLCTHTPDTLRFLMIDPKMVELTGYNGIPHLIAPVVTEVERVVSTLQWATREMERRYKLFSKAGARNIEAYNQTLRAHGEPVLPYIVIVIDELADLMMAAPEEVEQTICRLAQMARATGIHLIIATQRPSVDVVTGLIKANFPARIAFAVVSQVDSRVILDAPGAERLLGRGDMLFMRPDSSKLERLQGAYVSDRELERLVRHWKGMRVLGGPDPAGLSGVRGLATAPPFEPGQAIQRPLWEEMIEQERKAVQRDDLYEEAVKVVREAGRASVSLLQRRLRIGYSRAARLIDLMEEEGVIGPDEGGPHGRRVIGEPPEKNDASVSADR from the coding sequence ATGGCTTCCCGGCGGCAGGTAGAGGCCAGCAAGCGACGCGGACGCAGCGTTAAGGCACACCCAGGGGTCTCCTGGACGGCCATCATCGGCTTTGTCTTTCGCGGCCAGACGCTGGGCGTCGCCCTGGTGGCGATGGGCATCCTGACGCTGATCAGCCTACCTGGCGCGGAGGAAGGCATCCTTACCCGCTGGTGGATGGAAAGGCTACGCGCGGCCTTTGGCCTCGGCGCCTACCTGATCCCTCTGGTCTTCGGTATAGCCGGCTTCTGGCTGGTCATGCGCTCCGTCAAAGCCGACAGCCTCGATGGACAACGTCTGATTGGGTTGGGAATCGCTTTCCTCATCTTTCTAGCCCTGGCCCACGCTTTCGCCGGTCAGCCCGATCCGGAGATCGCGTTAAAAGGACAAGGCGGCGGCCTCGTGGGGCGCCTGATCGGGCAGTTCCTGATTGACGCTCTGGGTGTTGTCTTTGCCGTTGCCTTGCTGATCGTCGTCGGTGTCGTCGCCCTGATCCTGGCCTCCCAGCATACTTTCACCGAGCTTGCGGACGCCGTAGGCGAGGTAGCGCAGCGCCTCCTAGATGCCTGGCGAAACCGTCGTGCTGGCCTAAGAGCCACCGCTCCTTTGCCATCTGGTGAGCTCTCCTGGCACGTTCGTCTGCGTAACTGGATACGAAAGCGCACAGCCCTCAAACCTGGTGATGCGCTTGTAGCTTCTGGCGTTGGGCGTTCGACCATCCACGTGGCCCAGCCATCTGGAGAAGCAAAGGGGCAAGAGGAAGCGGCCGGCCCGCTCGTCGGGCGCATCATTGGCGGCGAGCAGGAGTGGCGTTTGCCCCCCATCGCTGAGGTACTGGAGGAGTTCAACGATGTCGAGATCAGCCGCGAGGAGATCCGAGAGCGGGCGCGCATCATCGAGCAGACCCTGGCGAGCTTCGGCGTCCCCGTACAAGTGGTGGAGGTCAACCAGGGTCCAGCAGTGACGCAGTTCGGAGTGCAGCCAGGTTATATCATCCGCAAGGGCAAGGACGGCCGCGTCGAGAAGGTCAGGGTTAAGGTGAGCCGGATTCAGGCGTTGGTCAACGACTTGGCCTTGGCCCTCGCAGCAGCCCCCATCCGCATCGAAGCCCCTGTACCTGGCCGATCCATTGTGGGGATTGAGGTGCCCAACGCGCAGATGGCGATGGTCTCGCTGCGTAGCATCTTGGAGTCTGAGGAGTTTCAAAGGATGTCGGGGCCGCTGCGGATTGCGCTGGGACGGGACGTTTCCGGCCAGCCAGTGGTGGCAGACCTGAGCACGATGCCCCATTTGCTCATCGCAGGCGCCACCGGGTCGGGCAAGTCGGTGTGCATCAACGCGATCATTGCTACCCTGTTGTGCACGCACACCCCGGACACCCTCCGTTTTCTGATGATAGACCCTAAGATGGTGGAGCTCACCGGCTATAACGGCATCCCGCATCTCATCGCGCCGGTGGTGACCGAGGTCGAGCGCGTGGTGAGCACGTTGCAATGGGCCACTCGTGAGATGGAGCGCCGTTATAAGCTCTTCTCGAAGGCCGGCGCCCGCAACATCGAGGCATATAACCAGACGCTGCGCGCTCATGGTGAGCCGGTACTCCCTTACATTGTCATCGTGATTGATGAACTGGCTGACCTGATGATGGCCGCTCCCGAAGAGGTGGAACAGACTATCTGTCGGCTGGCCCAAATGGCGCGAGCGACGGGCATCCACTTGATTATCGCCACTCAGCGGCCCAGTGTAGACGTGGTGACGGGGCTGATCAAGGCCAATTTCCCAGCTCGCATTGCCTTTGCGGTAGTATCGCAGGTGGACTCGCGCGTGATCTTGGACGCGCCAGGCGCAGAGCGGCTGTTGGGCCGCGGCGACATGCTCTTCATGCGTCCGGATTCCTCGAAGCTGGAACGCTTGCAGGGCGCGTACGTGTCGGATCGAGAGCTGGAGCGGCTGGTACGTCACTGGAAGGGAATGCGCGTCCTGGGAGGACCTGATCCGGCAGGTTTGAGCGGCGTGCGTGGGTTAGCTACTGCACCACCTTTCGAGCCGGGCCAAGCCATCCAGCGCCCACTATGGGAGGAGATGATCGAGCAGGAGCGCAAAGCTGTCCAAAGAGATGACTTGTATGAGGAGGCCGTGAAGGTCGTACGAGAGGCCGGCCGCGCCTCAGTCTCGTTGCTGCAGCGTCGGTTGCGCATCGGTTACTCGCGAGCCGCGCGGCTGATCGATCTAATGGAGGAGGAAGGGGTCATCGGCCCGGATGAAGGGGGGCCACACGGGCGTAGGGTAATCGGGGAGCCGCCCGAAAAGAACGATGCGTCCGTTTCGGCGGATCGCTGA
- a CDS encoding DoxX family protein: protein MEIAFLIGRIVLGLYYIFNGINHFTQTKMMVPYARSQGVPFPEIAVPGTGVLLLIGGLSFLTGLYPTIGVIAVVVFLIPAAFMMHKFWGADQQTMMMQMPHFLKNLALAASALMFLAIDQPWPFSLGS from the coding sequence ATGGAGATCGCATTTCTCATCGGACGGATCGTGCTGGGCCTTTACTACATCTTCAACGGCATCAACCATTTCACGCAGACAAAGATGATGGTGCCGTATGCTAGATCGCAAGGCGTGCCATTCCCGGAGATCGCCGTGCCTGGCACTGGTGTCTTGCTTTTGATCGGTGGCCTAAGCTTTCTCACCGGCCTCTACCCAACTATAGGGGTGATTGCAGTGGTGGTATTTCTCATCCCAGCGGCCTTTATGATGCATAAGTTCTGGGGGGCAGATCAGCAGACGATGATGATGCAGATGCCGCATTTCCTCAAAAACCTAGCTCTAGCCGCCTCAGCGTTGATGTTCCTGGCGATTGATCAGCCCTGGCCGTTCAGCTTGGGCAGCTAA